The nucleotide window TTCAACAGGCAGATACACGGCAAATGACAAACAGACCAGATTTTCGCCAAAAAAGTTGTCGGTTATCATTTTTTATTGTTCCTTTGTATCAAAATAAAAGAGAATGAATTTCACAACAAAAAATAGCTGGTGGCGCTTCCGTTTCTGATTCAACAATGGGAAATGCGACTCACCGTTTGCAACACACAACCGCAGGAACCCATACCTGCGGTTTTTTTTTGCCATATCATGAGATTATAGACGATTATTAAAAAACAAATTATATACAGATGAACCGAACGTGTTGCTTTACAATGCTCAAGAACTCCCGATAGCTATCGGAAAATAATTTCTGCAACACACAGTTTCATTCAGCCTTAAAACAATAAAAATCATTATAGTATGAAAACGACAAAAAAAATTCAATTACCGGAAAGCGAAATGCCGAAGGCTTGGTATAACATCATCGCCGACATGAAAAACCAACCGCTTCCGATGTTAAATCCGGGCACGAAACAACCTCTTAAACCGGAAGAAATGGAAGGTCTTTTTGCCAAAGGACTGGTTGAACAGGAATTCTCGAAAGAACGCTACATCGAAATTCCGGATGAAGTATGGCAACTTTACAAAATCTACCGCCCTTCACCATTAGTTCGTGCTTCAGGACTCGAAAAAGCATTGGACACTCCGGCAAAAATCTATTTCAAGAATGAAAGTGTAAGTCCGGTTGGCTCTCACAAACTAAATTCTGCCATTCCACAGGCATATTACAACAAAATACAGGGAATCAAGCACATCACTACCGAAACAGGTGCTGGTCAATGGGGAAGCGCTATGAGTATCGCCTGTAAGCATTTCGGACTCGATCTTCAGGTTTACATGGTAAAAGTCAGCTATGACCAAAAACCTTACCGTAAATTTGTGATGCAGACATATGGTGCCGAAGTAATTCCATCACCAAGTACACGCACAGCTGCCGGCCGCTCTTATCTGGAAAAACATCCTAACAGCCCGGGCAGCCTTGGTGTTGCTATTTCGGAAGCCGTAGAAGCTGCCGTTACTCACCCCGACACACGTTACACATTGGGTAGTGTATTGAATCACGTCATTCTTCACCAGACCATCATCGGACTTGAAGCCGAAAAACAGATGGAAATGGCAGGCGATTATCCCGATGTAGTAATCGGATGCTTCGGTGGGGGTTCCAACTTTTCCGGAATTACCTTCCCGTTCCTCCGCCACAATCTTGTTGATGGAAAAACAACCCGTTTTATCGCAGCAGAACCGGCTTCGTGCCCGAAACTGACACGCGGTAAATTCGAATACGATTTTGGCGACACAATCGGAATGACACCGCTGATCCCAATGTTTACCCTCGGTCATGATTTCGAGCCGGCGGCTATTCATGCCGGAGGATTACGCTACCACGGCGCAGGTTCTATTGTAAGTCAATTACTTAAAGACGGCTTAATCGAAGCTCAGGCTGTCAAACAACTCGACACCTTTGATGCAGGAGTTCTGTTTGCCCGTTCGGAAGGTATTATTCCGGCACCGGAATCGACTCACGCCATTGCGGTAGCTATTCGCGAAGCGTTGAAGGCAAAGGAAGAAGGCAAAGAAAAAACAATTCTTTTCAACCTTTCAGGCCACGGATTGATAGACATGGCTGCATACGACAATTACTTTGCAGGAAAGCTCACCAACTTTGAAGTTCCCGATGCAAGCATTGAGGACAACATTGCCAAACTTGAAAAACTGGCCTGACAAATAAGGCGCGAAAAAGCTTACTAAAAACAGGTAGTCTGCCGAACGGTGGGCTACCTGTTTTGCTTTGTTCCTGCGTGATAGCCAAACACTGGTTATACAGACTACCACATCGGTAATTTTAATAAAATAATTACCTTTGTTCAACATAAATAATCAGGCCATTATGAAACACCTTCGTTTTTCCTTCATCCTGATCGGATGTTTCGCCTTTTTGTCTGCCACGGCAAATGCGTTCAACTACACC belongs to Paludibacter jiangxiensis and includes:
- a CDS encoding TrpB-like pyridoxal phosphate-dependent enzyme, producing the protein MKTTKKIQLPESEMPKAWYNIIADMKNQPLPMLNPGTKQPLKPEEMEGLFAKGLVEQEFSKERYIEIPDEVWQLYKIYRPSPLVRASGLEKALDTPAKIYFKNESVSPVGSHKLNSAIPQAYYNKIQGIKHITTETGAGQWGSAMSIACKHFGLDLQVYMVKVSYDQKPYRKFVMQTYGAEVIPSPSTRTAAGRSYLEKHPNSPGSLGVAISEAVEAAVTHPDTRYTLGSVLNHVILHQTIIGLEAEKQMEMAGDYPDVVIGCFGGGSNFSGITFPFLRHNLVDGKTTRFIAAEPASCPKLTRGKFEYDFGDTIGMTPLIPMFTLGHDFEPAAIHAGGLRYHGAGSIVSQLLKDGLIEAQAVKQLDTFDAGVLFARSEGIIPAPESTHAIAVAIREALKAKEEGKEKTILFNLSGHGLIDMAAYDNYFAGKLTNFEVPDASIEDNIAKLEKLA